In the Brassica napus cultivar Da-Ae chromosome A7, Da-Ae, whole genome shotgun sequence genome, one interval contains:
- the LOC106351057 gene encoding ABC transporter A family member 3-like, which yields MADSDPASFLTQANAILRKNLTYQKRNIWSNVRLIMIPFYLCLVLVGIQALFDSQVSNSLDNQCGCKCIHRTGDETCQMVCGVEYSTRDQAVFCAIPNPQPWPPLILIPLPRNRVVDANLTNVSCKQRNNCPVTILFTGNNQSLGATLSRNLFRRSFPMNYSDLLFSLADNVLATTYKGSPTNYLDAGIVSDRFIYNIQSRCTPNSKVSFSLGQSPLNFTKEMRCVQGLNLWINSSREINDDIFKGYLKGNSEGMINEIVAAYDLLDTDRTNFNVNIWYNATYQDDSGNMPPKLLRVPRLVSLMSNAYLQYLKSPRTRMLLEFVKEMPKPETKLRLDIASLIGAVFFTWVILLLFPVILTSLVYEKQQRLRIIMKMHGLGDGPYWMITYAYFLAISTLYVICLMIFGSAIGLNFFRLNDYSIHFVFYFLYINLQISLAFLASSAFSNVETASVVAYIYVFGSGLLGWFLFQFLIEELSFPRRWIFVMELYPGFSLFRGLYEFSQYAFQGSLTRRQGMKWKDISDSSMDKVFYIIIVEWFFSLIAAYYIDKMSSSGKDLLFFLKNPFNKYLLPQRPSLQKQVSAVSVEMEKLDVTQESEKVQKLMRAQRTRHAIVCNTMKKVYPGRDGNPPKMAVRGLSLAVPSGECFGMLGPNGAGKTSFINMMIGLVKPTSGSAFVQGLDICTDMDRVYTSMGVCPQHDLLWETLSGREHLLFYGRLKNLKDSELDQAVQESLKSVNLLHGGVADKPAGKYSGGMKRRLSVAISLIGSPKVVYMDEPSTGLDPASRMNLWTVIKRAKTNTAIILTTHSMEEAEFLCDRLGIFVDGRLQCIGNPKELKGRYGGSYVLTMTTASEHEKNVEVLVQDVSPNAKKIYNIAGTQKFEIPKEEVRISEVFQAVEKAKSSFKVFAWGLADTTLEDVFIKVARSGQAFNVFS from the exons ATGGCGGATTCTGATCCAGCCAGCTTCTTGACGCAGGCCAATGCCATACTTAGAAAAAACTTAACCTATCAG AAACGGAACATATGGAGCAACGTTCGGCTCATCATGATCCCTTTCTATCTCTGCTTGGTTTTAGTTGGTATTCAAGCTCTGTTTGATTCACAAGTCAGCAACTCACTCGATAATCAATGTGGTTGTAAATGCATTCACAGAACCGGAGACGAAACATGCCAAATGGTCTGTGGTGTAGAATACTCTACTCGTGATCAAGCGGTCTTTTGTGCCATCCCAAATCCACAACCATGGCCACCTTTGATTCTTATTCCGCTTCCTCGGAATCGTGTTGTTGACGCCAATCTCACTAATGTCTCGTGCAAGCAAAGAAACAATTGCCCTGTAACCATACTTTTCACTGGCAATAATCAATCTCTTGGTGCAA CTTTGTCTAGAAATCTTTTCAGGAGGTCTTTTCCAATGAACTACTCTGACCTCTTGTTTAGTTTAGCGGATAATGTGTTG GCTACAACATATAAAGGAAGTCCCACCAATTATCTTGATGCAGGAATTGTCTCAGATCGTTTCATATACAACATCCAATCTCGGTGCACTCCAAACTCCAAAGTTTCATTCTCACTAGGACAATCACCTCTCAATTTTAccaaag AGATGAGATGCGTCCAAGGGCTGAACCTTTGGATAAATAGCTCCAGAGAGATTAATGATGATATTTTCAAAGGTTATCTGAAAGGAAATTCTGAAGGGATGATAAATGAGATTGTTGCAG CATATGATCTCTTGGACACAGATAGGACTAACTTCAATGTGAATATTTGGTATAACGCAACGTACCAGGATGATTCAGGAAATATGCCTCCAAAGTTGCTCCGAGTTCCCCGCTTAGTTAGTTTG ATGTCAAATGCTTATCTTCAGTATTTGAAAAGCCCAAGGACAAGGATGTTGCTTGAGTTTGTCAAAGAAATGCCTAAACCAGAAACTAAACTTCGTTTAGACATTGCTTCTCTGATTGGTGCAGTTTTCTTCACATGGGTTATTCTTCTTCTGTTCCCT GTGATCTTGACCTCACTGGTGTATGAGAAGCAGCAGCGGCTAAGAATTATAATGAAAATGCACGGTCTAGGAGATGGTCCGTATTGGATGATTACCTACGCCTATTTTCTCGCCATTTCCACGTTATACGTAATATGCCTGATGATATTTGGGTCAGCAATAG GGCTGAACTTCTTTAGGCTAAATGACTACAGCATccattttgttttctattttctctacATAAATCTTCAAATCTCCCTTGCCTTTCTAGCTTCCTCAGCATTTTCAAACGTTGAGACAGCATCAG TTGTTGCATACATATACGTGTTTGGATCTGGATTATTGGGCTGGTTTCTCTTCCAGTTTCTGATTGAAGAGTTATCGTTTCCCA GACGCTGGATTTTTGTCATGGAGCTGTATCCTGGCTTCTCTTTATTCCGCGGGTTGTATGAGTTCTCTCAGTATGCTTTTCAGGGGAGCTTGACTAGGAGGCAAGGAATGAAGTGGAAAGATATCAGCGATAGTTCAATGGATAAAGTTTTCTACATCATTATAGTTGAATGGTTTTTCTCACTCATTGCAGCATACTATATCGATAAGATGTCTTCATCAGGAAAGGAccttttgttcttcttgaaaAACCCTTTCAATAAATATCTTCTTCCACAAAGGCCTAGCTTGCAAAAGCAGGTCTCTGCAGTTTCCGTAGAAATGGAGAAACTAGATGTCACTCAGGAG AGTGAAAAAGTCCAGAAACTGATGCGTGCGCAGAGGACAAGACATGCGATTGTATGCAACACAATGAAGAAGGTGTATCCAGGTAGGGATGGAAACCCGCCAAAAATGGCGGTCCGAGGGTTATCTCTGGCTGTTCCTTCGGGAGAGTGCTTCGGTATGTTAGGGCCCAATGGTGCCGGAAAGACCTCATTCATCAACATG ATGATTGGTCTTGTGAAACCAACATCAGGGTCAGCGTTTGTTCAAGGTCTGGACATATGCACAGATATGGACAGAGTCTACACCAGCATGGGTGTATGTCCACAACACGA CTTACTCTGGGAAACACTGTCAGGAAGGGAGCATCTGCTCTTCTATGGGAGACTTAAGAATCTCAAAGACTCTGAACTTGACCAA GCTGTACAAGAATCTCTTAAGAGTGTAAACCTATTGCACGGAGGAGTTGCTGACAAACCTGCTGGAAAATACAGCGGAGGAATGAAAAGACGGCTAAGTGTAGCCATTTCACTTATAGGGAGTCCTAAG GTGGTCTATATGGATGAGCCGAGCACAGGACTTGATCCTGCTTCAAGAATGAACCTATGGACAGTCATCAAACGTGCGAAAACAAACACTGCGATAATCCTCACGACTCATTCGATGGAAGAGGCAGAGTTTCTCTGTGACCGTTTGGGAATATTTGTTGACGGAAGGTTACAATGCATAGGAAACCCAAAAGAGCTAAAGGGAAGGTATGGTGGATCTTATGTGTTAACTATGACAACAGCATCAGAACATGAGAAAAATGTGGAGGTTTTGGTTCAAGATGTTTCTCCAAACGCCAAGAAGATATATAACATTGCTGGGACACAGAAATTTGAGATCCCGAAAGAAGAAGTTCGGATCTCAGAAGTGTTTCAGGCGGTGGAGAAGGCCAAGAGCAGTTTCAAGGTGTTTGCTTGGGGACTTGCGGACACAACCCTTGAAGATGTCTTCATTAAGGTTGCTAGAAGTGGTCAGGCCTTTAATGTCTTCTCTTGA
- the LOC106345947 gene encoding multiprotein-bridging factor 1c, which translates to MPSRYPGAVTQDWEPVVLHKTKPKSQDLRDPKAVNAALRSGLAVQTVKKFDAGSNKKGKSTAVPVINTKKLEEETEPSAMDRVKAEVRLAIQKARLEKKMSQADLAKQINERTQVVQEYENGKAVPNQAVLAKMEKVLGVKLRGKHVK; encoded by the coding sequence ATGCCGAGCAGATACCCAGGAGCCGTGACGCAAGACTGGGAGCCAGTGGTGCTCCACAAAACCAAGCCAAAGAGCCAAGACCTCCGTGATCCCAAGGCGGTTAATGCAGCTCTCAGAAGCGGCTTAGCGGTTCAGACGGTGAAGAAATTCGACGCAGGTTCGAACAAGAAGGGGAAATCGACGGCGGTGCCGGTGATCAACACGAAGAAGCTGGAGGAAGAGACGGAGCCGTCGGCGATGGATAGGGTGAAAGCGGAGGTGAGGCTAGCGATACAGAAAGCTCggttggagaagaagatgtcaCAAGCGGATCTAGCGAAACAGATCAACGAGCGGACACAGGTGGTTCAAGAATACGAAAACGGGAAAGCTGTTCCTAACCAGGCCGTGCTTGCCAAGATGGAGAAGGTTCTTGGTGTTAAACTCAGGGGTAAACATGTCAAATAA
- the LOC106349626 gene encoding uncharacterized protein LOC106349626, whose amino-acid sequence MTKALAGGVIRDENGVYKGSAQTRGKRVQDALESELQGILMTLQHCWSLGYDQIIIESDCQKAIDILNNKKLHFGYYNWIRDIRWWARKFQNFGFQWLSRNVNKVDDGKTG is encoded by the coding sequence ATGACTAAAGCATTGGCTGGAGGGGTTATTAGGGATGAGAATGGAGTTTATAAAGGTTCAGCTCAAACAAGAGGGAAACGAGTTCAAGATGCTTTAGAAAGCGAGTTACAAGGGATCCTAATGACACTACAACATTGCTGGAGTTTGGGATATGATCAGATTATAATTGAAAGTGATTGTCAAAAGGCAATAGACATCCTCAACAATAAGAAGCTACATTTTGGATACTATAACTGGATCAGAGACATTAGATGGTGGGCAAGGAAAttccaaaatttcggatttcagTGGCTTAGTAGGAATGTAAACAAAGTTGATGATGGCAAAACAGGTTGA